The Sphingobacteriales bacterium nucleotide sequence ATTATATTTTTTTTCGATTTGAATCGCTGAATATTATATTTTTTAGTGATTTGTGGCTTGTTGTTAATGCAAATGTCCGAGCTGGTTATGGTTGATGGGTATAAGTTCGGTGTCCCGGAAATATACTGCCTATTGAAGCCTGCCTGTTGCCAGCTTAAAAAGGTAGTAATCTCAGCTTGCCCTTTTAGCCCTTTCCCACCTGACACTTTGTTTTTTAAGGATAAAACGTAAAAACCCGAGATAGACAGCATAATTCATGATGAAGAAATAGAAGGGGACAAAAAAACCGGGGATAGAGACATTTTTATTCCTGAACAGCCAGCCCGTAAATGCCAGCAAATAGAACAATACCTGACCGGCCAGCAA carries:
- a CDS encoding glycosyltransferase family 2 protein translates to LLAGQVLFYLLAFTGWLFRNKNVSIPGFFVPFYFFIMNYAVYLGFLRFILKKQSVRWERAKRAS